One window of the Shewanella khirikhana genome contains the following:
- a CDS encoding M4 family metallopeptidase: protein MKAYTLIPATLALCVSGALHAGEASLADSMGLAKGHSFAAGKSFATAAGHQKVKQQQMFKGVKVYGHHLVVSSSGDIFGKAAAIDEGFNVEPALTRGQAIAALNKVYAGSAASGHKDVELVVLAEGDAPRLAYRVSYLSEGNNSISRPAGLVDAMSGDVIRHWNELMTAKNGAGKPGNGGGTTPGTAFDATGPGGNAKIGQYYFGSDFGPLKVEEANGVCTMNNANVKTVDMANSTRRGTVYSFTCPENTYRAINGAYSPLNDAHYFGGVIFNMYKDWYNTAPLTFQLEMRVHYGRNYENAFWDGRAMSFGDGASYFYPLVSLDVSAHEVSHGFTEQNSGLEYSAQSGGMNEAFSDMAGEAAEYYMRGSNDWMVGYDIFKGNGALRYMDDPTKDGRSIGHASDYTNGMDVHYSSGVYNKAFYLLAKKNGWNTQKAFDVFVLANQAYWSATSTYNQGACGVEAAASDYGYSVADVTAAFSSVGVSCQ from the coding sequence ATGAAAGCATATACCTTAATTCCAGCAACTTTGGCCCTGTGTGTATCCGGCGCACTGCATGCTGGTGAGGCTTCTCTTGCAGACTCTATGGGGCTGGCCAAAGGGCACAGCTTCGCCGCCGGTAAGTCGTTCGCGACTGCCGCTGGTCATCAGAAAGTAAAACAGCAGCAAATGTTCAAAGGTGTGAAGGTTTACGGCCACCACCTGGTTGTTTCTTCAAGCGGTGATATCTTCGGCAAGGCTGCTGCCATTGACGAAGGTTTCAACGTTGAGCCAGCCCTGACCCGCGGTCAGGCCATTGCTGCGCTGAACAAGGTATATGCCGGTTCTGCCGCGTCTGGCCATAAGGATGTTGAGCTGGTTGTTCTGGCCGAAGGCGATGCCCCTCGTCTGGCTTATCGCGTGTCTTACCTGAGCGAAGGCAACAACAGCATCTCCCGTCCAGCTGGTCTGGTTGATGCCATGAGCGGTGACGTTATCCGTCACTGGAACGAGCTGATGACCGCCAAAAACGGCGCCGGCAAGCCAGGTAACGGCGGTGGCACCACTCCAGGTACTGCGTTCGATGCCACAGGTCCTGGCGGTAACGCCAAGATTGGCCAGTACTACTTCGGCAGTGACTTCGGTCCGCTGAAGGTAGAAGAAGCCAACGGCGTGTGCACCATGAACAATGCCAACGTGAAAACCGTCGACATGGCCAACAGCACCCGTCGCGGCACTGTTTACTCGTTCACTTGCCCTGAAAACACCTACCGTGCCATCAACGGTGCTTACTCACCGCTGAACGATGCCCACTACTTCGGTGGCGTGATCTTCAACATGTACAAAGACTGGTACAACACTGCGCCGCTGACCTTCCAGCTGGAAATGCGTGTTCACTACGGTCGCAACTACGAAAACGCCTTCTGGGACGGCCGCGCCATGTCGTTTGGTGACGGTGCCAGCTACTTCTATCCGCTGGTAAGCCTGGACGTATCTGCCCACGAAGTGAGCCACGGCTTCACCGAGCAGAACTCAGGTCTGGAATATTCAGCCCAGTCTGGCGGCATGAACGAAGCCTTCTCCGATATGGCCGGTGAAGCAGCCGAGTACTACATGCGCGGCAGCAACGACTGGATGGTGGGTTATGACATCTTCAAGGGCAATGGCGCCCTGCGTTACATGGATGACCCAACCAAGGATGGCCGCTCTATCGGTCACGCTTCTGACTACACCAACGGCATGGACGTGCACTACTCTTCAGGCGTGTACAACAAGGCCTTCTACCTGCTGGCCAAGAAGAATGGCTGGAACACCCAGAAAGCCTTCGACGTGTTCGTACTGGCTAACCAGGCCTACTGGTCTGCTACCAGCACTTACAACCAGGGTGCCTGTGGCGTTGAAGCCGCGGCCTCTGACTATGGCTACTCAGTTGCTGACGTGACTGCTGCCTTCTCGTCTGTAGGTGTAAGCTGCCAGTAA
- a CDS encoding sensor domain-containing diguanylate cyclase codes for MQSYGYHSFREIEVDEIDWQRWQRLVNTVADMFKAPAAFINQANTKGIEVLIASELPTTLYAPGEASPINSNVYCHYVVQHNEHLYVPDASRDPRWLDNPEYLEDNYISYLGMPINWPDGNTFGTLCVLSDITTDYPGTYLKVLEVIRDVINADLAHIYRESQLLTETYVDPLTRIYNRRGFEEMFTQNQQLAKRLGRQMVLLSFDLDKFKPINDSLGHDTGDKVLQYFAQSLKHSCRSCDLVARWGGDEFLVLAHSETDQLED; via the coding sequence ATGCAGTCCTACGGCTACCATTCATTTCGCGAAATCGAAGTGGATGAAATCGACTGGCAACGTTGGCAGCGGCTGGTCAACACTGTGGCAGATATGTTTAAGGCACCTGCCGCCTTTATCAATCAAGCCAACACCAAGGGCATTGAGGTATTGATAGCCTCTGAGCTACCCACCACCCTGTACGCGCCGGGTGAAGCTTCGCCTATCAACTCCAACGTCTACTGTCATTATGTGGTGCAGCACAACGAGCACCTGTATGTACCCGACGCCAGCCGGGACCCGCGCTGGCTGGATAACCCCGAGTACCTCGAGGACAACTATATTTCCTACCTTGGCATGCCTATAAACTGGCCCGATGGCAACACCTTCGGCACCCTGTGCGTACTGTCGGACATCACCACCGATTATCCGGGAACCTATCTTAAGGTGCTGGAAGTGATCCGCGACGTTATCAATGCCGATCTGGCCCATATTTACCGCGAGAGCCAGCTGCTGACCGAAACCTACGTCGACCCCCTCACCCGCATTTACAATCGCCGTGGTTTTGAAGAAATGTTCACCCAAAATCAGCAACTGGCCAAACGGCTGGGGCGACAGATGGTGCTCCTAAGTTTCGATTTGGATAAGTTCAAGCCCATTAACGACAGCCTGGGTCACGACACCGGCGACAAGGTATTGCAATATTTCGCCCAGAGCTTGAAACACAGCTGTCGCAGCTGCGATCTGGTGGCTCGCTGGGGCGGCGATGAGTTTCTGGTACTGGCCCATTCGGAAACCGATCAGCTGGAAGACTAA
- a CDS encoding uracil-DNA glycosylase family protein, which translates to MSELTPLLEDIRRCTLCSGLPLGPKPILQAGSKARILIAGQAPGAKTHEKGRPFDDVSGDRLRQWLGVDKARFYDANQFAIVPMGFCFPGTVIKQGRRQGDLPPRAECAPAWRDKLLAALPNIELTLVLGRYALDWHLPEHQGLTEEVALWQRHWPELMVLPHPSPRNALWLKKNPHFETTQLPVLKQRISAILG; encoded by the coding sequence GTGAGCGAGCTTACGCCGCTGCTTGAAGACATCCGCCGCTGCACCCTGTGCAGTGGTTTACCCCTGGGGCCCAAGCCCATTTTGCAGGCCGGCAGCAAGGCCAGGATCCTGATTGCCGGACAAGCGCCCGGCGCCAAAACCCACGAAAAAGGCCGCCCCTTCGATGATGTAAGTGGTGATAGGCTTCGTCAGTGGCTCGGCGTCGATAAAGCGCGCTTTTACGATGCCAATCAGTTTGCCATTGTCCCCATGGGATTTTGCTTCCCGGGCACAGTCATAAAACAGGGGCGCCGTCAGGGCGATTTGCCACCGCGCGCTGAATGCGCGCCCGCCTGGCGGGACAAACTGCTGGCAGCCCTACCCAATATCGAACTGACGCTGGTTCTTGGCCGTTATGCGCTGGATTGGCACCTGCCCGAACATCAGGGGCTGACCGAAGAAGTGGCCCTGTGGCAACGTCACTGGCCCGAGCTGATGGTATTGCCCCATCCAAGCCCCCGTAATGCCTTGTGGCTTAAGAAGAATCCGCACTTTGAGACCACACAGTTGCCGGTGCTTAAACAGCGCATCAGCGCAATACTGGGCTGA
- a CDS encoding M35 family metallo-endopeptidase translates to MKHSTLLTSALLGSVLFSTSALADGIRASLEMSKQNYNANEDVTVRVTLTNDEKVPVKILKWYTAADGVEEALFKVSVNGEAKQYLGAHYKRPAPQSKDYIKLKSGESVSYEVELSSLYDLTEQGNYEIAYDVSSQQLFAPNPGQQNKLARLGIDGIHSDAVSFFHEGIEAKGGANKGKPGGGDGGGSVDGVSFSGRCSNSQMSDTLAGLAAAKSMAGDAKGYMNSASNPASSVRYNTWFGAYSSSRWNTVSNHFNAIDSALNTQPLTFDCSCKKSYYAYVYPNQPYKIYLCSAFWSAPVSGTDSKGGTIVHEMSHFDVVAGTDDVVYGQSGAKNLAQTNPDQAIQNADSHEYFAENTPFQN, encoded by the coding sequence CCTGGAAATGAGCAAGCAAAATTACAACGCCAACGAAGATGTGACCGTTCGCGTTACTCTGACCAACGATGAAAAAGTACCGGTCAAAATCCTCAAGTGGTACACCGCTGCCGACGGCGTGGAAGAAGCCCTGTTCAAGGTATCGGTAAATGGCGAAGCCAAACAATACCTTGGCGCCCACTACAAGCGCCCGGCACCGCAGAGTAAGGACTACATCAAGCTTAAGTCAGGTGAAAGCGTCAGCTACGAAGTTGAGTTGTCTTCACTGTACGATCTGACCGAACAGGGCAACTATGAAATCGCCTATGACGTCAGCTCACAGCAACTGTTTGCGCCCAACCCAGGGCAGCAGAACAAGCTCGCCCGTCTTGGTATCGACGGTATCCATTCCGATGCAGTGAGCTTCTTCCACGAAGGTATCGAAGCCAAGGGCGGCGCCAACAAAGGCAAGCCAGGCGGCGGTGATGGCGGCGGCTCTGTCGATGGCGTCAGCTTCTCCGGTCGCTGCTCCAACAGCCAGATGAGCGACACCCTGGCAGGTTTGGCCGCAGCCAAGTCGATGGCGGGCGATGCCAAAGGCTATATGAACTCAGCTTCAAATCCTGCCAGCTCAGTCCGTTACAACACCTGGTTTGGCGCCTACAGCAGCAGCCGCTGGAACACGGTAAGCAACCACTTCAATGCCATCGACTCAGCGCTGAATACTCAGCCACTGACCTTCGATTGCTCCTGTAAGAAGAGTTACTACGCCTACGTGTATCCAAACCAGCCATACAAGATTTACCTGTGCAGCGCCTTCTGGAGCGCCCCTGTTTCAGGTACCGATTCCAAGGGTGGCACTATCGTTCACGAGATGAGCCACTTCGATGTGGTGGCCGGTACCGATGACGTGGTGTACGGCCAGAGCGGCGCCAAGAACCTGGCTCAGACCAATCCGGACCAGGCGATTCAGAACGCTGACAGCCACGAATACTTTGCGGAGAACACGCCTTTCCAGAACTAA